A window of the Desulfobacula toluolica Tol2 genome harbors these coding sequences:
- a CDS encoding transposase, giving the protein MAKYKDYSYDQGVFLPVFFDKQILPGTFEYSLNHLIDNEVDLTIFDNRYNNDKTGAKAYDPRILLKIILFAYSRGITSSRKMFAVDGCKLPSNASKEWSGTKTDFKNKALKLEKAIERIIQKHREIDHIEEKNNIIDTDTQYIATPAKADKKIRNWTKDNDDKIGASGKPVKSNITDNDSAKMKTSNGVIQGYNGLAMVDNKHQVIVGAEAFGKGPEQDLLKPLINNTKENLGDDVFENTRLTADSGFHTNKNMDMLAEENIDAYVADNLFRKRDPRFDNAGRYKELFRKQKNTKLFSKKDFYFDPEFKFSMCPARKRLYRTGNGIDKKGNFVTRFEGPKSACGPCKLRSKCLRKPDKTLQRQVAYFHVSRKTPETATEKMKLKIDSPSGRQTYSKRLGTVEPVFGHIRHTMKLNWFSMRWKIKVNSQWLLFCTLHNLKKIHRYGSVEVT; this is encoded by the coding sequence ATGGCCAAATACAAAGATTATTCATACGATCAAGGCGTTTTCCTCCCGGTCTTTTTTGATAAACAGATCCTCCCTGGAACCTTTGAATACTCCCTCAATCATTTGATTGATAATGAAGTTGATTTAACGATTTTTGACAACCGCTATAATAATGATAAAACCGGTGCAAAAGCGTATGACCCAAGGATCCTTTTAAAGATTATTCTTTTTGCCTACTCAAGGGGGATCACATCCAGCAGAAAGATGTTTGCAGTTGATGGCTGCAAGCTGCCTTCAAATGCTTCAAAGGAATGGAGTGGAACTAAAACGGATTTTAAAAACAAAGCCCTTAAACTTGAAAAAGCTATCGAGCGGATCATTCAAAAGCATCGGGAAATAGATCATATTGAAGAAAAGAACAACATAATAGATACAGATACTCAATACATCGCCACCCCTGCAAAAGCAGATAAAAAAATCCGGAACTGGACAAAAGATAATGATGACAAAATAGGTGCCAGTGGCAAGCCTGTTAAGTCCAACATTACAGACAATGACTCTGCCAAAATGAAAACCTCAAATGGTGTTATCCAAGGGTATAACGGCCTTGCCATGGTGGACAACAAACATCAAGTGATCGTGGGGGCCGAAGCTTTTGGGAAAGGACCGGAACAAGATTTATTAAAGCCATTAATAAACAACACAAAAGAAAACCTGGGAGATGATGTCTTTGAAAACACTCGTTTAACAGCAGACAGCGGATTTCATACCAATAAGAATATGGATATGTTAGCGGAAGAAAACATAGATGCATATGTTGCTGACAACCTTTTTCGAAAACGAGATCCCCGATTCGATAATGCAGGCCGTTACAAAGAATTGTTTAGAAAACAAAAAAACACGAAACTGTTTTCAAAGAAAGATTTTTACTTTGATCCTGAGTTTAAATTTTCTATGTGCCCTGCAAGAAAGCGACTTTACAGAACTGGCAACGGCATTGATAAAAAGGGCAATTTCGTTACCCGGTTTGAAGGCCCAAAATCAGCTTGTGGGCCGTGCAAACTTAGATCTAAATGCCTTCGAAAGCCTGATAAGACACTCCAAAGGCAGGTGGCTTATTTTCATGTCAGCAGGAAAACACCTGAAACTGCAACAGAAAAGATGAAATTAAAAATAGATTCGCCCTCGGGTAGACAAACCTACTCTAAACGGCTCGGAACGGTGGAACCTGTTTTTGGCCATATCCGTCATACGATGAAACTTAACTGGTTCAGTATGAGGTGGAAAATAAAAGTAAACAGTCAATGGCTGCTTTTTTGCACCCTGCACAATTTAAAAAAGATCCATAGGTATGGTTCGGTAGAGGTTACATAG
- a CDS encoding alpha/beta hydrolase: MKTDITVMKKYIASIKNNKTIAIYLITAILCLLFSACAINNPATQNKKLTAQSADDSRIAYGTRGQGETTLLFVHGWLCDHKVWQPQIDYFSNHYKVAWLDLAGHGDSETNRQKFTMSAFAQDVKSVSDKVGGEKIILIGHSMGGPIVIETAKLLGEKVVGIVGVDAFYTPLASFPEAMKLVFLEKLKNNYPVALEETVKSMFAKSANPDLINLYYKNMLAADHKMGISSLYECIKWNSQQEPLELKKFSSKLYNINGAPTGKEKVLHESVVLISGVGHFVAQIKPDEFNAAFEKIIENLKD; encoded by the coding sequence ATGAAAACAGATATAACTGTAATGAAAAAATATATAGCCAGCATCAAGAATAACAAGACAATCGCGATTTATCTGATAACTGCAATTTTATGTTTGTTGTTTTCAGCCTGTGCCATAAACAACCCAGCAACTCAGAATAAAAAATTAACCGCCCAATCTGCTGATGACAGTCGCATTGCTTATGGGACCAGAGGTCAGGGAGAAACGACTCTTTTATTCGTTCACGGCTGGTTATGTGACCATAAAGTTTGGCAACCTCAGATTGATTATTTTTCCAATCATTATAAGGTGGCATGGTTAGATTTGGCAGGTCACGGAGATTCTGAAACCAACCGTCAGAAATTCACGATGTCAGCATTTGCTCAGGATGTTAAGTCGGTTTCGGATAAAGTTGGCGGAGAAAAAATAATTCTTATTGGTCACTCCATGGGAGGCCCTATCGTTATTGAAACTGCAAAATTGCTTGGAGAAAAAGTTGTTGGAATCGTTGGCGTTGATGCTTTTTATACTCCGCTTGCATCTTTTCCTGAAGCAATGAAATTGGTCTTTCTTGAAAAATTGAAAAACAATTATCCTGTTGCCTTGGAGGAAACTGTAAAGTCAATGTTTGCGAAAAGTGCAAATCCTGATTTGATCAATTTATATTATAAAAATATGCTTGCTGCTGATCATAAGATGGGAATCAGTTCTTTATATGAATGCATCAAATGGAATTCACAACAAGAGCCGTTGGAGCTTAAAAAGTTTTCAAGCAAACTTTATAATATCAATGGTGCGCCGACAGGCAAAGAAAAAGTTTTGCATGAAAGTGTCGTTTTAATTTCAGGCGTCGGTCATTTTGTTGCTCAAATAAAACCGGATGAATTTAATGCGGCATTTGAAAAGATTATTGAAAATTTAAAAGATTAA
- a CDS encoding bifunctional GNAT family N-acetyltransferase/carbon-nitrogen hydrolase family protein, with amino-acid sequence MGKLQSKITTRRWRHEDIPEIIECSRATYHDYSEEFIYSERHYEMQFAAFPQGQFVAVCNKKIVGYATSIIVSIDDDFWYDVDELTGAGTFSTHNPDGDTLYGADIAVHPDYQRRGIAMLLYSRRKSILKRYNLKQMIAYGRLSGYRNYAGKMTAEQYVEKVKKGELKDQALSTHLKVGYQVKKVQLDITIDHSSLNYSTFLVMPNPDYNLAKKRISSAVFPKIQARRVRVCAAQYHMRPIRSFEDLERSVEFFVDTADSYHCHFLLFPEYFTYQLLSFQEKKMSMRDAALKLAGYTDQYIDMFKRFARKYNIYIIGGSTPVLREGKFYNTAHLFTPAGNVHTQDKLHITPAERNEGGIEPGTSVRIFNTPLARIAIQVCYDIEFPEVSRLLTLAGAEIIFVPYYTEEKKAYYRVRHCAQARAVENFIYVVMTGSVGNMQTRSGSFLNYSQAAILTPSDFSFPEKGIEGEADPNVEAVVISELALSSLSQQRHVATVRPLHDMRLDLYDLMSKDKIKILRVE; translated from the coding sequence ATGGGTAAGTTACAATCAAAAATCACAACCAGAAGGTGGCGTCATGAAGACATTCCGGAAATAATAGAATGCAGCAGAGCCACCTACCATGATTATTCAGAAGAGTTCATATATTCTGAACGTCATTATGAAATGCAGTTTGCCGCTTTTCCCCAGGGACAGTTTGTGGCGGTCTGCAATAAAAAAATAGTCGGATACGCCACCAGCATTATAGTCAGTATTGATGACGACTTCTGGTACGATGTGGATGAACTGACCGGGGCTGGTACGTTCAGCACGCATAACCCGGACGGAGACACTCTTTATGGTGCGGATATTGCCGTTCATCCCGATTACCAGCGCCGGGGTATTGCCATGCTGCTGTACAGCCGGCGGAAAAGCATTCTCAAACGATATAACCTCAAGCAGATGATCGCCTATGGAAGGCTTTCCGGATATCGGAATTACGCAGGAAAAATGACGGCTGAGCAATATGTGGAAAAGGTGAAAAAGGGCGAGTTAAAAGATCAGGCCCTGAGTACCCACTTGAAAGTCGGTTATCAGGTGAAAAAAGTTCAGCTGGACATCACCATCGACCATTCCAGTTTGAATTACTCAACCTTTCTTGTCATGCCCAACCCTGATTATAATCTGGCAAAAAAAAGAATTTCCTCGGCCGTGTTTCCAAAAATCCAGGCCCGGCGGGTCAGGGTCTGCGCAGCTCAATACCACATGAGGCCCATCCGGTCTTTTGAGGATCTTGAGCGATCGGTTGAGTTTTTTGTGGATACGGCTGATTCCTATCACTGCCATTTTCTGCTTTTCCCCGAATACTTTACTTATCAGCTTTTAAGTTTTCAGGAAAAAAAGATGTCCATGAGAGATGCCGCCCTGAAACTTGCCGGTTATACGGATCAGTATATTGATATGTTCAAGCGCTTTGCACGGAAGTATAACATCTATATTATCGGCGGGTCCACCCCGGTATTAAGGGAGGGCAAGTTCTATAACACAGCCCATTTGTTCACCCCGGCCGGAAATGTTCATACCCAGGACAAGCTTCACATCACCCCGGCAGAACGTAATGAAGGGGGAATTGAACCAGGCACATCTGTTCGGATTTTCAACACCCCGCTGGCCAGGATTGCGATCCAGGTATGCTATGACATTGAATTTCCGGAGGTATCCCGCCTTTTGACCCTGGCAGGCGCTGAAATCATTTTTGTGCCTTATTACACGGAAGAGAAAAAAGCCTACTATCGTGTACGGCATTGCGCCCAGGCCAGGGCCGTTGAAAATTTTATATATGTTGTGATGACAGGAAGTGTCGGAAATATGCAAACCAGATCAGGTTCCTTTCTGAACTACAGCCAGGCCGCCATACTTACTCCCAGCGATTTCTCATTTCCGGAAAAAGGGATAGAGGGAGAGGCAGACCCCAATGTGGAAGCGGTTGTCATATCCGAACTGGCCTTGTCTTCCCTGTCCCAGCAGCGGCATGTGGCAACGGTCCGGCCCCTTCATGACATGCGCCTGGATCTCTATGATCTGATGTCGAAAGACAAAATCAAAATTCTCCGGGTCGAGTAA
- a CDS encoding radical SAM protein, translating to MNSKTVFGPVPSRRLGKSVGINNIPPKICTYSCVYCQLGKTQKMIVYRCVFHDPDRLVEETKTKLINAQSNNESIDYLTIVSDGEPTLDAKLGLLIDRLRPLGIKIAVITNSSLLHRIDVRHDLCKADWVSVKIDTLDEKTWRKIDRPHNGIKFDVMLDGISSFAKKFTGRLVTETMLIKGLNDDRQNIEKTADFILGIDCATAYLSIPTRPPAQKWVKPPGEQALNQAYHVFDDRGINTEYLIGYEGNQFAFTGNIEDDILSITSVHPMRKDAVAGYLKKAGSDFSVIEKLLEENKLKVSEYQNEQFYIRKLPVI from the coding sequence ATGAATTCAAAAACCGTATTTGGCCCTGTGCCATCCAGACGCCTGGGAAAAAGTGTTGGGATAAACAATATTCCTCCAAAAATATGCACATATTCCTGCGTATACTGCCAGCTGGGCAAAACTCAAAAAATGATTGTGTACAGGTGTGTTTTTCATGATCCTGACAGGCTGGTGGAAGAGACAAAAACAAAATTAATCAATGCGCAATCCAATAATGAATCCATTGACTATTTAACCATTGTGTCGGATGGTGAACCCACACTTGATGCAAAATTGGGACTATTAATCGACCGGCTGCGTCCGCTGGGTATTAAAATTGCCGTCATAACCAACTCAAGCCTCCTGCACAGGATTGACGTTCGACATGACCTGTGCAAGGCAGACTGGGTATCCGTTAAAATTGATACTCTGGATGAAAAGACATGGCGGAAAATAGACCGCCCCCACAACGGCATTAAATTTGATGTCATGTTAGACGGGATTAGTTCTTTTGCAAAAAAATTTACAGGGCGGCTTGTAACGGAAACCATGCTGATCAAGGGCCTGAATGACGACAGGCAAAACATCGAAAAAACTGCTGATTTTATTCTGGGCATAGACTGCGCCACAGCATACCTGAGCATTCCAACACGACCGCCTGCACAAAAATGGGTAAAGCCTCCCGGAGAACAAGCCTTGAATCAGGCCTACCATGTGTTTGACGACCGGGGGATAAATACTGAATACCTGATTGGATATGAGGGGAACCAGTTTGCGTTTACCGGGAATATTGAAGACGACATATTAAGCATTACATCGGTTCACCCCATGCGAAAAGATGCGGTTGCCGGGTATTTAAAAAAGGCGGGCAGTGATTTCTCAGTCATTGAAAAATTATTGGAAGAAAACAAACTTAAGGTTTCTGAATATCAGAACGAACAGTTCTATATCAGGAAGCTGCCTGTGATCTAA
- a CDS encoding AAA family ATPase, with the protein MEEIKESIEKSHLLISSIRNEISKQLVGQEKLVDSLLTGLLTGGHVLIEGVPGLAKTSAVKALASVVQAQFKRIQFTPDLLPADLTGTEIYRPKTADFVTRKGPLFNNIILADEINRAPSKVQSALLEAMEEKQVTIGDQTFVLPSPFLVLATQNPIEQEGTYPLPEAQVDRFMLKVCIDYPDKAQELEILKKNSFQKTDTVNPVISCDQLAAMGELIDHIYVDEKLKEYIVDLVFATRQPEKYGMDMAEYIEFGASPRATIFLAKAARVNAFLSGRAYVTPQDIKLVGPDVLRHRIILSFEAEAEDISCEDIIQTLFDSVEVP; encoded by the coding sequence ATGGAAGAGATCAAAGAATCAATAGAGAAAAGTCATCTGTTAATCAGCAGTATCCGGAACGAAATCTCAAAACAACTCGTGGGCCAGGAAAAGCTGGTGGACAGTCTTTTGACCGGGCTTTTAACAGGAGGGCATGTGCTGATCGAGGGTGTCCCGGGACTGGCTAAAACCAGTGCTGTAAAGGCTCTGGCTTCTGTTGTGCAGGCGCAGTTCAAACGCATCCAGTTTACACCGGATCTTCTTCCGGCGGATTTGACCGGAACTGAAATATATCGCCCTAAAACCGCTGATTTTGTGACGAGAAAAGGGCCTTTGTTTAACAATATCATTCTGGCAGATGAAATTAACCGGGCACCTTCCAAGGTTCAATCCGCACTCCTTGAAGCCATGGAGGAAAAACAGGTTACCATTGGAGATCAAACTTTTGTGCTGCCGTCCCCTTTCCTGGTTCTGGCCACCCAGAATCCCATTGAACAGGAAGGAACCTATCCGCTGCCTGAAGCCCAGGTGGACCGGTTTATGCTGAAAGTCTGCATTGACTACCCTGACAAGGCCCAGGAACTGGAGATCCTTAAAAAGAACAGTTTTCAAAAGACAGATACCGTCAATCCGGTCATCAGTTGTGACCAGCTTGCCGCCATGGGAGAGTTGATTGACCATATCTATGTGGATGAAAAACTCAAAGAGTATATCGTTGACCTGGTGTTTGCCACCCGTCAGCCCGAAAAATACGGGATGGACATGGCCGAGTATATCGAGTTCGGTGCATCTCCCAGAGCCACTATCTTTCTTGCAAAAGCCGCCCGCGTGAATGCATTTCTGTCTGGCAGGGCCTATGTTACACCCCAGGATATCAAGCTTGTGGGGCCGGATGTGTTAAGGCACAGAATTATCTTGAGCTTTGAGGCTGAAGCTGAAGATATCTCGTGCGAAGATATAATCCAAACGCTTTTTGATTCGGTTGAGGTGCCTTGA
- a CDS encoding DUF58 domain-containing protein, translating to MIPAHIIKKIKRIHIKSSRTVNSIMAGQYKSVFRGSGIEFEEVREYCPGDDVKTIDWKVSARLGKPFVKLYKEERESIVMLLIDMSASLKFGTFFGPKLERAAEVASVLAFNAVKNNDKVGVIFFTDRVEKYIPPKKGSGHIWRVIKEIFTFSPQGKGTDISEALDFLAKISKKRSFVFVLSDFLDDGYLKSLRTVRQRHEVIGVMIYDQGAFELPFKGIVTLSDFETDGEMVFDAFDTHTRKKFFTAKQANHKKTLTLFSKAQSDVIELETAASVSDTLSRYFRLRERRLL from the coding sequence ATGATTCCCGCACATATTATTAAAAAAATAAAACGAATCCACATCAAATCCAGCCGCACGGTGAACAGCATCATGGCAGGGCAGTATAAATCCGTGTTCAGGGGTTCGGGCATTGAGTTTGAAGAAGTCAGGGAGTATTGCCCGGGCGATGATGTTAAAACCATTGACTGGAAGGTTTCGGCACGGCTTGGCAAGCCCTTTGTCAAACTTTACAAGGAAGAGCGCGAAAGCATTGTCATGCTGCTCATCGACATGAGTGCCTCGTTAAAGTTCGGGACTTTTTTCGGGCCGAAACTTGAGAGGGCCGCAGAGGTGGCATCGGTGCTTGCGTTTAATGCCGTTAAAAATAATGATAAAGTTGGAGTGATTTTTTTTACTGACCGGGTTGAAAAATATATACCGCCTAAAAAAGGGTCCGGCCATATCTGGAGGGTGATCAAGGAGATTTTCACGTTTTCGCCACAGGGAAAAGGCACCGACATATCGGAAGCCCTGGATTTTCTGGCGAAAATATCCAAGAAAAGATCTTTTGTGTTTGTTTTGTCGGATTTTCTGGATGACGGTTACCTGAAAAGTCTGAGAACCGTCAGGCAACGTCATGAGGTGATCGGGGTTATGATTTATGATCAAGGGGCGTTTGAACTTCCGTTTAAAGGCATTGTAACTCTGTCGGATTTTGAAACCGACGGAGAAATGGTATTTGATGCATTTGATACACATACCCGGAAGAAATTTTTTACTGCAAAACAGGCGAATCACAAAAAAACCTTGACCCTTTTTTCCAAGGCCCAAAGTGATGTGATTGAACTTGAAACCGCAGCTTCAGTATCAGATACCTTGTCCCGGTATTTTAGGTTAAGGGAAAGGAGACTGCTGTAA
- a CDS encoding VWA domain-containing protein, whose protein sequence is MFRFASPLFLCLLLVVAVVLFLKYRKKNANHIRVSSLDGVHTLPRSFMVRLSSIMPLLKIAALVLLILALARPQWGDKKVNVTTQGVNIILALDLSESMQALDFKKNKKIVTRLEAVKGVVRDFVLKREGDRIGMVVFGSNAFTQLPLTRDYNTIAFILDRLNIGAAGPMTAIGDAIGISLKRLEDIQSKSNIIILLTDGKSNSGELSWQDATRIAAQRKVKIYTIGVGTKGEAPFLVDGMFGKRYVYQKVDVDLDALKTIAEQTSGSFFEAGDLTALEQIYEMINTLEKTKVDVEKWVEYKELYQGLLATGLILLLIYIILANTRFLRIP, encoded by the coding sequence ATGTTCAGATTTGCCTCGCCGCTTTTTTTGTGTCTGCTTTTGGTGGTGGCTGTTGTCCTTTTTTTGAAATATAGAAAGAAAAATGCCAACCATATCAGGGTGTCGTCCCTGGATGGTGTTCACACGCTTCCCAGGTCTTTTATGGTAAGGCTTTCAAGCATTATGCCGCTTTTGAAAATCGCGGCCCTGGTGTTGTTGATACTTGCTCTTGCCAGGCCCCAGTGGGGGGATAAAAAAGTAAACGTGACCACTCAAGGCGTTAATATTATCCTGGCCCTTGACCTTTCCGAATCCATGCAGGCCCTTGATTTTAAAAAGAACAAAAAGATTGTGACCCGGCTTGAGGCGGTAAAAGGGGTTGTGCGCGATTTTGTCCTCAAACGTGAAGGGGATCGCATCGGCATGGTGGTTTTCGGGTCAAATGCTTTTACCCAGCTTCCTTTGACTCGTGATTATAACACCATTGCCTTTATTCTGGACCGGTTGAATATCGGGGCAGCAGGGCCCATGACCGCCATCGGGGATGCCATCGGTATTTCCTTAAAGCGGCTGGAAGATATTCAAAGCAAATCCAATATTATTATTCTGCTCACAGACGGGAAAAGCAATTCAGGTGAACTTTCCTGGCAGGATGCAACACGGATTGCCGCCCAGAGAAAGGTGAAAATCTATACCATCGGGGTTGGCACAAAAGGGGAAGCTCCGTTTCTTGTGGACGGCATGTTCGGCAAACGGTATGTATACCAGAAAGTGGATGTGGACCTGGATGCCTTGAAAACGATTGCCGAACAAACTTCGGGCAGCTTTTTTGAGGCGGGGGACTTAACCGCTCTTGAGCAAATATACGAAATGATCAACACCCTTGAAAAAACAAAGGTGGACGTTGAAAAATGGGTGGAGTATAAGGAGTTGTATCAGGGTCTGCTGGCAACCGGTTTGATCCTGCTTCTCATTTATATTATACTGGCCAACACACGATTTTTAAGGATACCGTAA
- a CDS encoding VWA domain-containing protein: MKFAHPYLLNLLWTLIPVFGIMVYGILKRKKILSEFAGANMFSSIIPGFDPKRRWIKAVLILLASGFAIVALAGPQLGYRWEKTTQKGVDIIIALDCSKSMLAQDIKPNRLERAKREIVDLLRMMKSDRAGLVAFSGRAILQCPLTLDHEAFNVFLKVLEPGFLPVGGTNLDAAVTTSYSGFEKESDTEKAIIIITDGENTSGDVEETAKEMLKQGIKIFCIGVGDLQGAPIPDENGGFKKDASGNIVLSRVDEQGLEKLAAMTGGAYVRSVAGDMDLDVIYKDKILGTMERKTLTSGKKKVWENRYQWFLFPCLVLLLMEFVLSSKRKSHRWFVVIVAFSLSLFSAQTVPVYAKTVSSSVKQGIQAYEEQKYEQAKKHFIDAQLERPDNETLYYNIGAAAYMNKEYEHALKNFTEAARSEDVNLRHNAQYNLANTQYQMGNFNEAIKGYEAVLKKFPDDNDAKENLALAKQKKQEQEQQKSNPDKDGDDKNKDKQNNQDKQNTEGLDKNQEQEKNQNQNQNKNQNQQQDKPSSEHQQGDNPGETPSQAQDKKTQQAKGNETAASEDNQQQKQADQAMENMLNRLEDKPGSAMMPVIEERHIEKDW, translated from the coding sequence ATGAAATTTGCCCATCCCTATTTGTTGAATTTATTATGGACACTGATCCCGGTGTTCGGCATCATGGTGTACGGCATTTTGAAACGAAAAAAAATATTGTCCGAATTTGCCGGGGCAAACATGTTTTCTTCCATTATTCCCGGATTTGATCCTAAAAGGCGGTGGATAAAGGCGGTTTTAATCCTCCTGGCTTCAGGGTTTGCCATCGTTGCTCTGGCAGGTCCGCAATTGGGATACAGGTGGGAGAAAACAACGCAAAAAGGTGTGGATATCATTATCGCCCTTGACTGTTCAAAAAGCATGCTGGCCCAGGATATCAAGCCCAACCGTCTTGAGCGTGCAAAAAGAGAGATTGTTGATTTGCTGCGCATGATGAAATCCGACAGGGCAGGGCTTGTTGCCTTTTCCGGCAGGGCCATTCTTCAATGCCCGTTAACCCTTGACCATGAGGCGTTTAATGTTTTTTTAAAAGTGCTTGAGCCGGGTTTTTTGCCGGTGGGCGGGACCAATCTTGATGCGGCAGTCACGACAAGCTACAGTGGGTTTGAAAAAGAGTCTGATACTGAAAAAGCCATTATCATTATTACGGATGGCGAAAACACGTCCGGGGATGTGGAAGAAACTGCCAAAGAGATGCTCAAGCAGGGAATCAAGATTTTTTGTATTGGTGTGGGGGATCTTCAAGGCGCTCCCATACCCGATGAAAACGGCGGGTTTAAAAAAGATGCATCCGGCAATATTGTTTTATCCAGGGTGGATGAACAAGGTCTGGAAAAACTGGCCGCCATGACAGGCGGCGCTTATGTCAGGTCTGTGGCAGGGGATATGGATCTTGATGTGATTTATAAGGATAAAATCCTTGGCACCATGGAACGAAAAACCCTGACATCAGGTAAGAAAAAAGTCTGGGAGAACCGTTATCAATGGTTTCTTTTTCCCTGCCTTGTGTTATTGTTGATGGAATTTGTGTTGTCGTCAAAACGCAAATCACACCGATGGTTTGTAGTGATTGTCGCATTCAGCTTAAGTCTTTTTTCAGCCCAGACTGTTCCGGTTTATGCCAAAACGGTTTCTTCCAGTGTCAAGCAGGGAATACAAGCCTATGAAGAGCAGAAGTATGAACAGGCCAAAAAACACTTTATTGACGCCCAGCTTGAACGTCCTGATAATGAAACGCTTTATTATAATATTGGCGCGGCAGCTTATATGAACAAAGAATATGAACATGCTTTGAAAAACTTTACTGAGGCGGCCAGATCAGAAGACGTCAACCTGCGCCATAATGCCCAATATAATCTTGCCAACACACAATATCAGATGGGAAATTTTAACGAGGCCATCAAGGGATATGAAGCTGTTTTAAAGAAATTCCCGGATGATAATGACGCAAAAGAAAACCTTGCGCTTGCAAAACAAAAAAAACAAGAACAGGAACAGCAAAAATCAAACCCTGATAAAGATGGGGACGATAAAAATAAGGACAAGCAAAATAATCAGGACAAGCAAAATACAGAAGGCCTGGATAAAAATCAGGAACAGGAGAAAAACCAAAATCAGAATCAGAATAAAAATCAGAATCAGCAGCAGGACAAACCATCATCTGAACATCAGCAGGGCGATAATCCCGGAGAAACACCGTCCCAGGCGCAAGACAAAAAGACTCAACAGGCAAAGGGGAATGAAACAGCCGCTTCTGAAGATAACCAGCAGCAAAAACAGGCAGACCAGGCAATGGAAAACATGCTCAACCGGCTTGAAGACAAACCTGGCAGTGCAATGATGCCTGTGATAGAGGAGCGACATATTGAAAAAGACTGGTAA